The following DNA comes from Neoarius graeffei isolate fNeoGra1 chromosome 25, fNeoGra1.pri, whole genome shotgun sequence.
CCAGAGGGTATTTTTCATATGCCACACAATTATTAttcgcacattttttttttaaattttatgactTTGTCAGACTATGTCAGGTTGTTCCAATACAACATTTTATTTCAGGTTTCTAATTGTTATGCGGCAATAATAAACAATATTCCTTTGGGGTCTGATCGGACCCCAGTCAGAAATGtgaatttgtcaacatttttgatgcatatatcatactgattttgttttttttacagtgaataaTGGCAAACAATAGAAGATTGGCAAGATACACTGCTGCTCAAGCCCTAAGAGCTGTCCTAGAGGTAGATGATGAGTCTGATTTAGAGGTTTCAGACCTATCAGATGCAGAAGAGGATTATATTTCAGAACAGTCAGAATATAGTGACACTGAATCCATAGACCCAGGAAATGGAGAACAAGTTAATGCTAACCAGCTTCCTCAATCCAACCCAAACGGACTCCAGTCAGTAAACCTTGTACAGAACATAGATTCTTTGTTCAGAAatgtttattttcatataacattCTTGAATATGCTTATATTTTTTCACATTTAGACTCTGTCTGACACAAATACAACTCCATTTGAATTTCAGGTAATTCAGTTACAAAAAATCGGCAAAATATCTCAAACTGTGCCTATTTTTTAGGGTAGTATGTGCCGATTATAGCTTAGTTAGAGTAGATAAACTGTTAATAATGAGCATTTTTTATTGTAatcctgtttgtttttaattaataaaataacttCTAACTAGttgggcggtacagtggtgtagtggttagcgctgtcgcctcacagcaagaaggtctgggtccgagccccgtggccggtgagggcctttctgtgtggagtttgcatgttctccccgtgtctgcgtgggtttcctccgggtgctccggtttcccccacagtccaaagacatgcaggttaggttaactggtgactctaaattgaccgtaggtgtgaatgtgagtgtgaatggttgtctgtgtctatgtgtcagccctgtgatgacctggcgacttgtccagggtgtaccccgcctttcgcccgtagtcagctgggataggctccagctcgcctgcgaccctgtagaaggataaagcggctagagataatgagatgagatgagaagttctaaCTAAAAATGTTGTTTGTCATCAATACTTATTGAAAAAATTCACATATTGTAATTGGGGTCCAAATGGACCCCAGTCGGTAAGATTTGTATGTAAAATATgtcggtaggatgagggttaaaaatCATTAAGATAATGGTTTGAGGAAACTATCTCTAAAGTTTGCTAACTTGGATCAAATGACCTCAAACACACATTTCCATTAAAAGTGCAGGAAATCTTCACACACAGCACGTATTAATGTAAAATATAAAAATGTGCAACAGGGATGTTCTCATCTGAACCATTCTTTTTATTCCTGAGCAGTCGCAGTGTGACACACAGAAGACTAAAGCTCACTTTGCAACTCATTTCCTTTGGTGACCTTCCCGAAGAAGCAATGCCGCAACACATCATGAGAAAGTGCATTCATTAACATTTTTGCCCTCTTACAATCTTACAAGCTTATCTGCCAGGgtatgaagatttttttttttatgtggcatTTTACTGCAAAAATCACAACTACCATCTCCAGGATGAATTCATAATCTTCTCATACATTTTTATCTAATAATCTGAAACATTTCATTCCAATTTGACAAAAAATTACCATTTTTATTTCTTGAAGAATAAcgtatttttatccatttataggtaCATTTATaaaacaagttacttcctgttttctttgatgttaaaAGCAGCTAAAAACAGTTGTGTCATTTGCTcacctctctgttctctctctgaaatataataagacaaaacaaatgcagcttgtcatgttactaaactcctctgtcctgaaaattTTGGAAAACTTACAGTttttatctctgactgttacaaatggTATATAATGTCTTTTATAAAATCTTGGCTCAGGCTTgtaggactcgtgactcaacttggacttaagcactgatgactcagactcagactcgtgcattaactgcattcggactcgtaaattggagacgaggactcagatttttttctttattttttgtaacatgccataataattttgcataaaagatatttatatctagattaatttttatactaattttgtgcaagagaatgcatattcacctgttgttcatacgtcatgttcaggaacaaactaacgttaacagtgctaaaatgcctggagagatgcccctaggattgtccgctttgcttatacagacttctcgtgcagtggaaaaaaaatgcgctgctatgtgttccatatgtagaagaactatcgaggagataacggggacaacctcaaacttcaatcgtcatttggcaagactccactcagagaaggaagtgacacgctacattccttgctctgttgatagtggacggggcttgcttgctgagcaatgaactagctagtgttaaccccctctcgtgttatttgccctgttgatagtgggcggggcttgctaagtgatgaacaagctttttatccgtagcctattaactaaaatggggcagtcaagcagtaacatttgtccaacacagtagcagagacgctttcacataaagccagcaacagacaccgtcaaatggtgcagttggagtcttgttctcagactcaactcgaaattttctttaatgaggactcgagactggactcggactcgaggtttaatgactcgactacaacactgtctcaGCTATGAAGATAAGTTGGACTAAACGCCCTGTGACGGCTAGATGGGATCTGATATTCTAGAAGGTTCCTGTCTAAGTCCTATGGGAATTTTGATATGTACAACTTTTGTCTCTTTCAAAAACACtaacatttattttttattattgttaaaaaTATTTCTGAATATCCTCTGtgtattaaaaatatatttttattccttatttattgGCAAAAATGAATCAGGTTTCATGTGGATAAAATCATTTGGTGTGTGATTCTGATTCAAACAGAGTGCAAGTGTTGATGCAGGAAGACATACAGCGGTGGGGGCAGGGAGCCATGGTGTCCACATTTTTCCGTTGGGTGATGCTTGTGATGTTCATTGCGTTCACCATTGGTGGAAATGTGCTGGTGTGTTTAGCGGTGGGCACGAGTCGCCGTCTTCACCGCACCAGCAGCTGCTTCGTGGTGGCTCTGGCTGTAACAGATCTGCTTCTCGGCCTGCTCGTGCTGCCTCTCAGCGCCACCTTAGAGCTGCGTGGTggtcattggccattagggggcaccATTTGCAACATTTATCTCTCTACAGATGTGACACTGGCCACCGCGTCTATCTTCACATTGCTCGCTATCAGCGTGGATCGTTACTTGGCCATATCAGTGCCACTCAGCTACACCACAAGGCTTACTCGAGCACGAGCTGCTGCAGCAATTGTGCTTATTTGGATCTTTTCACTCACAGTGGCCTTCGCTCCCATCCACATGGGCTGGAACACAGCAGATTTCCACGTGCAGAACCATGACTGGAGGATGGGGGATGAAGGGCATGTGGGACGGACTTGCCGTTATGAGTGGAACAATAATTATGTGCTGCTTGGTGTCTTCTGCATCTTCTTCTTCCCTCTGCTGGTCATGTGTTGGATGTACCATCGCATCTTCTGCATGGCGCGTGAACAGGTATCAATCTTCATCTTATTCACAGAGATTCTCAGCAAGAATTATACACATCCTTTATAGCAGAAACTGTGTGTCTTGTATAAAATAATCAAACTTGCTCACTGTTTTGCTTGGAATATTCATGTTGCATTGTAAGGAATTGATCATGTGCTACAAAGGACAATGTTATACCAATTGTTTGGGAAAACATGTATAAAAATACTCTGCCACCAAAAAAGTGCAGGATTGGTCATTGTGTAAAACTTGAGCTTGACTGGTCAGTGGCAAGTACAGCAAAGAATCTCCACAGTTCATATTCTGCAGAAATACATGAGCATCAAATCAGACCCTCTCCTGTATACAgtttccagagagagagagagagagagttcatctCTTCATCCATCACTGCTCTTTTTCTCCATCAGGTGCGTCGTATCCGTGCTGCGACTCCATCCTTCAATCGTACTTCAGCATCACTGAGAGGAGCCACACTGAGAGAACACAAAGCCACCATAACTCTGGCCACCGTGCTTGGAGTCTTCATCATCTGCTGGCTGCCATACATTGTGTTCTTCACCTGCATGGGCCTGAGGCGTGAGACTCAGCCACCCCAACTCGTACACTCCGTGGTGCTCTGGCTGGGTTACTTCAACTCGGCCCTGAACCCCATCCTGTACCCCGCCCTCAACCGAGACTTCAGACACGCCTATGGGCATCTGCTACACTGCAGGAACCCACGCAAGAGCATTTCCACCACTATAACAACCTCGGGAAAAGACAGAAGCATAATTTCTCATGCATCTCAGAGTGCAAACGAATGCAGCAAGTCATTGCATCTCAACCAGGAAGACTTTAAAGATGATGCAAGTCCAGAACATGCCAGCTAAcactgtcctgtctgtctgtatttatTACAAAACATCAACTCAATTGACTCAAGCGCATCAGGATAAAGCTCTAGATGTATTTCCTCTTGGTGTCAAGATAACGAGAAGATAAAAGATAACATGGACAGATTTTTGGAATTAATATGTGCTCTGTGCTCTTCATGTCTCCTTGGCTGGTGTCTACGTAGATGGTACGCCTTTGATGATATCAAAGTGATTGGAAAGACAAAGATTTGACTTCTATAGAGGTGAGGAAGTGATACGATGGTTCATTTAAAAAAGGTGTGGCTATGAGATAATATATCAACGCCATGAGATAATACGTATAAGGTCACAAGATAATCTTGGAATGGCATAAAGTTATATGGCATGAATACTTTTCCAACTGTGCCATATAATTTAAGCATTAAGTATGATGTTCCATAAAATATTAAGTCACCGGCTCAGGCACATTTCATGGGCAAAAGATACTCAATTTTTGAGCTCTAAATGTTATCTGTAGCATTGAAATATTCTCATGCTCAACATTAATTTGTCTCCTCAAAATATTCTCATGGCATCAATATATTCAATTGCCACCTtagaatattatctcatctcctcAGTATATTATCTCATGACCTCAATTTCCAGTATTTTCTCATGACCTCAATCTATTATCTCATGGCCTGAATATATGATCTAGTAGCCTCAAAATATTAACTTGTCGCCTCAGTGTTTTATCTCATGGCCTACACATATCAAACTGGTGGCCTCAGTATATTATCTCATTGTCACAATGTATTATCTTGTGGCCGAAGTGGCCGAAGTATATTATCTTCTCACTTCAATTTATTATCTCATGGCTTCAATATATCATCTTATGGTCTCAGTGTGTTACAGTATCTAGTCGCCTCAGAATATTAACTCATCACTTTAATATATTATTTCATCTCTTCATTGTTGTATCTTGTGGCCGcaatatattcatctcatctcattatctctagccgctttatccttctacagggtcgcaggcaagctggagcctatcccagctgactacgggcgaaaggcggggtacaccctggacaagtcgccaggtcatcacagggctgacacatagacacagacaaccattcacactcacattcacacctacggtcaatttagagtcaccagttaacctaacctgcatgtctttggactgtgggggaaaccggagcacccggaggaaacccacgcggacacggggagaacatgcaaactccacacagaaaggccctcgccggccccggggctcgaacccaggaccttcttgctgtgaggcgacagcgctaaccactacaccaccgtgccgcccgccgcaATATATTATCTCATGTATTAGTTCTGTCATTTTACTTTTGTCCTGAATTTAGTatcattaaaaaaatattaaacTGTTTCCTCTGATCCTAAATGTCATCCATCAATCATGATATCACTGGAACTACAATCCTACAACAATTAAAAGAAGCATATCAGGACGTGTTTAGTATCATCCAAGCTACATGATTTTGCAGTCAGGATAAGGGGAAAATGTGCTTAAAGTTCTTTTTTATGCTGAATTTAAAGTTTAATTTGTAAATTGAAGCACAATGCAAACGCCTCATTATGTCTTTGTTAGTTCATGAGAAAaggttattatttaattatttaatatgaAACAGAATAGTGTTGACTTTGTGTATCAGCACAAATGATGTACAAACAATAGAAAAAGGCTCTGTATCCAAATGTGATATTTCATGGTGGCTTTAAAAATCAATAGGGTTATTTATGTCCTTGTTTATTTTCTACACATCATCTGTTGGGAGGTTTTGGAAAAAGTCCCACAGTGAGACAGTGATGTGAAAGATGGCTAGAAATGAAGATCATACATTTGTGTGATAATTTATGAGTGCTGCCATCTGCACAGGGTCAATGTCAAACAGAATGTTCTGGAAGAGAATAACACAGGTCAGATGGAATGCTTTCAGATGGACGAGTTGGCGATTTGAAGCGGATCTTCTGGTTCGGTGTTTGGATCAAGGTGATGAAATAAATGTGGTTTGAGTCCATGTGCCTTTCAGCTCAAATACCCAGGACATGATACCCAGGAACCAAAGAAGTCCTTTAAATcgtcgaattattattattatttatgtctCCACTAAGATGAATAATGGAATGATTTGAAGAAATTAAATTTGAAAATATGTTATTCATGATGAATTAGTGTTCCATTACAAACATAAGCAATTTAACAAGAATATGAGAAacattaaatattttatataaacaTGAGAACTTGATCTTATTTTTTGAAATCTTGACCATATCAGCAATAAATTTtagggtgtttgtttgtttgtttgtttgggtttttttgtatcCTAGCAGCAATTGCAGCTCATTTTAGCTGTTTATTCATTATTTTTATGACTTAAGAAATGTTAGATAATGATATCCAGTCTCAAAATTACAAAATAATTCTGTTATTTATGAAGTGGAGTTCAAACCACCCTGTTATTTGCCTTGGACAGACATAATTTTGGTGTGTTATTGACCCAAATATTTTTGTCTGGACATGAGTGTCTTTGAAAAGTGGGTGTAAATATTATGACACATTCATTATGACGCAAAGCAAAATGAACAAAAGAAGCATTTGAATTGAAacagttattaaatttttttttttgcggtgtggtttccatcaaatcctgcgctctgattggctggcgagtgggtccgtgtcCTACGATAcgaaccccagttacggaccctggttatagacctctggcgactcactcaatCACAACAATAACAAATATAGTAGCatctttgtcaacatttatctttattttatcagatttatttataagattatcaaaaatcttgtaaatttttgcaagcatttctcaggagaatagcattaattttacatcatgaatagtgataatgacagtcttcacagcaaaagcgagttttactaccctgaggaagaagaaataaaataaaacatttcaggagaaagctaaaaacctgtaacttgctaacgcagaGCAAAattatggctgaatcctgaatgactctgtggcagcgggggcgtggtcaagcgccggtctgtgacaggagggtggagccggggaaggtgagtggcagaatcacaacacctgaggataattaacctgtgtttgtgtgtgttttcccagtaaccgctccctatttaaggaggcagagagaggagagggagtgcaacccgggaccagacaagtgtgtgcgtgtgaatgaatgaatgggatTACTGAAAAGTTGTcaaaataaatcgccttgtctgcctccaaacgttgtcctgccgtcctctgtgctccacccacactcgatacgcgctacagtggtgccgaaacccgggacaaggtggagcaccaacacagcagccccatggaatcctccccgttcgcggacttggtccacgccctcgccacggctcagcagagccagcaccaggcactcgtcacgctccgaaaggagcaggagcgccgctttgaagccctggtgctggcccagcaggaagatcgagaggcgttccggcgtctcctcgcgtcggcggggtccaccagcgccccggccgcgggcccgtctcccctcaccgtgaccaagatgggcccgcaggatgaccccgaggctttcatcacgttgttcgagcaggtcgccgaagcctcggggtggccgatggagcagcgcgcggcgcgcctcctccccctcctgacgggagaggcgcagctggccgcactacagctccccgccgaccgcaggctggcctacgccgaccttcgccgggctgtcctccagcgcatggggcgcacgccggagcagcagcgccagcgcttccgcgcgctgcggatggaggaagtcggcagcccgttcgcgttcggccagcagct
Coding sequences within:
- the hrh2b gene encoding histamine receptor H2b, which encodes MVSTFFRWVMLVMFIAFTIGGNVLVCLAVGTSRRLHRTSSCFVVALAVTDLLLGLLVLPLSATLELRGGHWPLGGTICNIYLSTDVTLATASIFTLLAISVDRYLAISVPLSYTTRLTRARAAAAIVLIWIFSLTVAFAPIHMGWNTADFHVQNHDWRMGDEGHVGRTCRYEWNNNYVLLGVFCIFFFPLLVMCWMYHRIFCMAREQVRRIRAATPSFNRTSASLRGATLREHKATITLATVLGVFIICWLPYIVFFTCMGLRRETQPPQLVHSVVLWLGYFNSALNPILYPALNRDFRHAYGHLLHCRNPRKSISTTITTSGKDRSIISHASQSANECSKSLHLNQEDFKDDASPEHAS